The DNA window CATTGGATTCACTTTGGCGTTTCGCCGACTTATGAAAAATCGGAAATCGAGTTCTTTTCTTACGAAGATAAACCCAATTATGAAGCCATAGAAATAGATTCCATAGAAAACGGTGAAAATGTATTGGAAGTAGGTGTTTTTCAGGATGATGTTTGTGTTGGTGCAAGCAAAGTGGAAAACTTTCCCGTTCATCTGATGGCATATACGGATGCAATGAGCAGAGGTGATGATTTGACTTTCGAACTGAATACTGGAAGAGGTACAACAGAAAAATATAAAACTGTCTTGAAATATGATTTCAAATCAGGTAAATATATTTCCACAACCTTACGTCCTCTTTCAAGCAGATTTTCTTTGATAAAACTTACTCGGAGTGATGAGAATACTAACAATGAACCATCTCCGTTCAATCTAAACAACTATCCTAATCCGTTCAATCCGACAACCACGATTTCATTTATGCAACCGAAAAAATCGGAAATAAATCTAACGATTTACAATTTGAAAGGACAGATGGTAAAGAATTTGATCCGGGGAGAAACTCCCGAAGGATTACAAAAGGTGATCTGGGACGGAAACGATGAAAACAGCAATCCCGTTTCCAGTGGCATTTATTTGTATCATCTAAAAACAGAAGATAAAGTCATAAGTAAAAAAATGATCTTGATGAAATAATGTGTATTGCAGGCGGCAACAGTCATTGTCGCCTGCATTTTTTGCTAACATAAATGTTTAATTTAGATTGAGGAAATTATGAAATTTAAATTATTAATCTTTTATTTATTTTGTTTTTTTTGTTCGCTGCTAAATTCAGCAATCATTGAGATTAATCAAGACGGTAGCGGAGATTACACCGTAATCCAGAATGGAATAAACGCCTCTGTAGTTGGGGATACAATAAGAGTTTATCCCGGAACTTATTATGAAAATCTCGTTATCGAAAAATCGCTTTCCCTTGTTTCCAATTATGAATTCACCGGTAATGAAAATGACATAGATTCCACAATTTTGGATGGAAATTATGAGAGCAGTGTCATCAGGCTCCAAGGTGAAGAATACGGTTATATAAATGTATATCTCTGCGGTTTTGTAGTTCAGCATGGAACAGGCTGGGGATACTATCATAATGAAGGAGGTGGAATACGTTCTGAATATGTATATTTTACTATGAAGAAAAATATTATAAAAGATAATAGGGCTTATGCAGGTGGTGGTCTTTTCCTCAATTATACTATAACCGATTTGATTGGAAATTTTATTCATCATAACAATGCTTATTGCTATGGCGGTGGTATGATTTTAGTTTCTTATTGCGATTTGATTTTCAATACAGAAATATTAAATAATATTTACTTAAATTATGCAGGAGAAGGAGCGGATATGTTTAAATCATATCTCTGCCCTCAGATAGAAGTGTTAGTGGATACATTCACTGTAATGAATCCTGATTTTTATTCTCTTTATGCATACAATAATGGGGGAATTTATCAACCGGGTGATATAACTTATAATATCCAGCACAGTAAGATAGAGCAGGTAGAACATGATCTTTATGTTTCGTCAGATGGAAATGATAATAACAGCGGCTTAACAGCAGAAGAATCTCTTCAGAACATTCATTATGCTTTAACAAAGATAAAAGCAGACAGTCTTCATCATAGAACCGTTCATATTGCAGACGGTTTGTATTCTCCGAGTTTGAACAATCAATATTTTCCCCTTCATATGAAAAGTTATGTTTCCGTCATTGGTGAATCACGAGATAATACTATTTTGGATGCGGAACTTGGCATTGGTCATATTTATGCGAGAGATTTCTTGGAGACAAATGCAGGATTTTTACAAAGAGATTATTCTGTAAAAAATATGAAGTTAATAAATGGATATTACAAACCAGCTGTTTATATACAAAAAAATCATAATGTCTTTTTGGAAAATATTGAAATAGCAAATTATGAACTTTGGTTATATTCATTAATCAGATCATTATATACTCATATCAATATGAATAAGATATATGTTCATGATATGCAAGGCGGAAGATCATGTTACATTAATGGAGCTAATGGATATACAGTTAATTTAACAGATTTTAAAATAAATAATAATTATCCGTCGGAAGATCCCGAATGTCCTTTGGGATGCGGTTTTTGGATTAGTAATAATGCAACTATGTCGCAACCGGATTATGTTGCTAATATTTTAAATACACAAATTACAAATAATATTAACCACGTTACTGATTGGCCTAATATGGAAAGTGCAATAACCATTCTTCAGTGGAGTAAAGTAAATCTAATAAACAGCACGATATCCGGTAATGAAAGTTATACAGGTGGAGCAGTAGTCGTATCATACGAATCTGAACTTAATGTTTACAATTCCATTCTCTACGGAGATATTCCCAGGGAAATTGTTCTCGATGGTTCAAATGGACATACGAACACTCTATCTGTACAAAATTCTCTTGTTGAAGGCGGATTAGATGGAGTCCTTTCCATCGGTTATAATAATATAAATTGGAATACCAATAATCTTGATGAAGATCCTCTTTTCTTCGGAACTGCGGATAATCCTTTTACTTTATCAAACAATTCCCCCTGTATAGACGCGGGAACTCTGAACTTACCGGAAGGTATTGAACTACCGGAATACGACCTTGCTGGAAATCCCAGAATATACGGAGAGACAGTAGATATGGGTGCTTATGAATGGCAGGGATATGCCGTCGGAGAAGAACCTCTAGACAATAGCATAAAATTAACTTCAGCACCCAATCCTTTTCGCAATGAAACTGTCATCTCTTTTCAACTTCCCAAAACGGGAATCGTGAATCTAACGATCTACAACATAAAAGGGCAAAAGGTTATAACGCTGTTAGATGCCTATTCTTCTCCGGGAAATTTTCAAGCAAACTGGAAAGGAGTAGATAGGCATGGCTATCCGGTATCCAATGGAGCCTATTTTGCGAAATTAATCGTAGATGACAAAGAGAAGGCGGTGCGGAAATTGATAAAGTTGAGGGATTAGTGCCCATCCGTAAACTCGCATTTTTGCAATAATTCTCCGCAGATGATTCGACGCTGATATTGAGAAAACCCGAGTCGCGTCATTCTTTTTGACACGACTCGGGTTTCGTTCCCATCACAAAAAAAATCGGACTCGAATATAAAAAACGGTGTCCGAGTCGGGATTTTTGTTTATGAGTCTAATTCGTGTCTGTCCGTTAAGTATAGATTGGACGCAGATGAATGTGATAAACAACATCACTCAGAAAAAAATGATTTACGCAGATAAAAAATTTAATTACAAAAAGATTAGTATCAGCGTTTATCTGCCGAATCAGTGTTTTTCTGCGTCGAATCATCCACCAGCTGGTGGAGCCATTGATAAAATAGTATTTTACGGACAGACTCTAATTCGTGTTAATTACTTGCTCAATCTTTTGTACACCTTACTTGACAGTCATCGTGTCAAATAGAATTTCTCAATTCAAAATCAAATCTACGGAATGTTTTACGCAAGAGGTAAAATTATGAATAAAAACAATGCAATACGAGTCAGATTCGCACCAAGTCCCACCGGATATTTACATGTTGGTGGCTTACGAACGGCATTATTCAACTATTTATATGCTCAAAAAACAAACGGCAAATCCATCCTCCGCATAGAAGATACGGATAAAGGACGTTTTGTTCCCGGAGCAAAAGAAGATTTGATGAACACCTTGAAACTCCTGGGATTGAGTTACGATGAAGGTCCGGATAACGAAGGTGAATTCGGTCCTTATGTTCAATCTGCAAGAACAGAAATATATAGAAAATTTGCACACGAACTGGTGGAAAGGGGAAAAGCCTATTATTGTTTTTGTTCAAAAGACAGATTGGACAAAGTTCGAAAAGAACAGAGAGAAAAGAATCAAACTCCGATGTACGATGGAAAATGTCGAAACCTATCCGAGGATGAAGTAAAGGAAAAACTCGGAGAAGATACCCCTTTTGTGATCCGCTTAAAATTTCCCAAAGAAGGAAAA is part of the Candidatus Cloacimonadota bacterium genome and encodes:
- a CDS encoding choice-of-anchor Q domain-containing protein; this translates as MKFKLLIFYLFCFFCSLLNSAIIEINQDGSGDYTVIQNGINASVVGDTIRVYPGTYYENLVIEKSLSLVSNYEFTGNENDIDSTILDGNYESSVIRLQGEEYGYINVYLCGFVVQHGTGWGYYHNEGGGIRSEYVYFTMKKNIIKDNRAYAGGGLFLNYTITDLIGNFIHHNNAYCYGGGMILVSYCDLIFNTEILNNIYLNYAGEGADMFKSYLCPQIEVLVDTFTVMNPDFYSLYAYNNGGIYQPGDITYNIQHSKIEQVEHDLYVSSDGNDNNSGLTAEESLQNIHYALTKIKADSLHHRTVHIADGLYSPSLNNQYFPLHMKSYVSVIGESRDNTILDAELGIGHIYARDFLETNAGFLQRDYSVKNMKLINGYYKPAVYIQKNHNVFLENIEIANYELWLYSLIRSLYTHINMNKIYVHDMQGGRSCYINGANGYTVNLTDFKINNNYPSEDPECPLGCGFWISNNATMSQPDYVANILNTQITNNINHVTDWPNMESAITILQWSKVNLINSTISGNESYTGGAVVVSYESELNVYNSILYGDIPREIVLDGSNGHTNTLSVQNSLVEGGLDGVLSIGYNNINWNTNNLDEDPLFFGTADNPFTLSNNSPCIDAGTLNLPEGIELPEYDLAGNPRIYGETVDMGAYEWQGYAVGEEPLDNSIKLTSAPNPFRNETVISFQLPKTGIVNLTIYNIKGQKVITLLDAYSSPGNFQANWKGVDRHGYPVSNGAYFAKLIVDDKEKAVRKLIKLRD